The Thalassomonas actiniarum genome contains the following window.
CAGAAGGATTTTTACTATGCCCTGTATTCATTTTGCCAAAATGCCCATTTTTCATCCGGCTTCTGCAGCCGTGGTCAGTTACGAGGTATTACTCAGGCAATGCGGTCACTTAAACCTGCAAGACTTCAACCAGGAACCGCAACTTTTTCACCAGCATCATCAAGAACTTATCACTAACTTACGAGAGTTGGATCTGGCAGATAAAATCCGCTCCCGGGGGCAAAAACTTTTTATCAACCTGCTGCCCCAGCAACTGGCATCCTCCCAGGCAATGGAGGCGGTCAAGGCACTGCACCGGCCGCCGCATTACCCGTTAGTGATAGAAATAACCGAAGGCGAACTCAGCACAAAACCTGAAGATATGCTTGCCGCTTTAAAGTGCATACGCAAAAGTGGCTGCCAGCTCGCCATTGATGATTTTGGTTATGGCTATTCCAATTTTTACCGGCTGCTGGAGTTTTCCCCCCAGATAGTCAAACTTGACCAGGCTTTTATTCAGGCCGATAACCGCCAGCAAAGCAGGCGTATGCAGTTAAAACAACTGATCAGCCTGTTCCATCACTGGCAAAAAGAAGTCATTATCGAAGGCGTGGAAACCAGGGAACAATACCAGTTAAGCCAATGGCTTGGCGCCGATTATGTCCAGGGCTATTATTTCGGCAAACCGCAAATGATTGAATAAAAACTCAAAGCTCAAAAAAGCAGCAAAAGCACCGGGGTTGAACGGACACTTTTGCTGGTTTCGCTTTTATCGGGGATAGATGAAGACGTTGTTATAAATACACTTCCAGGCGTATTGTCGGCAACCAGTAATTTTGCTGCCCCGTGTCGCCATCAATCAGATTCCGCCGCTGAATAGATGGCGTAAAATAGATATTTTTGTAAAGCGGCAGCCGGTAGTAAACCTCCCATTCGCGCTGGATCTGGTGGTGGGCCCCGTCGAAGCGGGTAAAACTCATGCCGTAACCTAAAACCCCGGGATTTAGCGCACCGGTATTCACTTTCGTTTCAAAGCTCAGAGAGACGAATTGGCTGGGCCAGGCGGTATCCGGCTTTTGCGCTACATCTAACAATGACGAAGCCTGGCCGTAACGCACATTGATATCCCCGTACGGACCCAGATAATCCA
Protein-coding sequences here:
- a CDS encoding EAL domain-containing protein is translated as MPCIHFAKMPIFHPASAAVVSYEVLLRQCGHLNLQDFNQEPQLFHQHHQELITNLRELDLADKIRSRGQKLFINLLPQQLASSQAMEAVKALHRPPHYPLVIEITEGELSTKPEDMLAALKCIRKSGCQLAIDDFGYGYSNFYRLLEFSPQIVKLDQAFIQADNRQQSRRMQLKQLISLFHHWQKEVIIEGVETREQYQLSQWLGADYVQGYYFGKPQMIE